Proteins encoded within one genomic window of Polaribacter sp. NJDZ03:
- a CDS encoding GNAT family N-acetyltransferase has translation MTNSDFIIREIQPKDNPQLAIVIREVLLEMGAPKIGTAYEDKATDLMFEKYNTPNSFYYVVEHNNKVVGGVGIAQLDNFEGNTCELQKMYFLPITRGKGLGSKLINTCLEKAKTIGFENCYLETMPYMNAAQALYKRNGFVNLDKPMGNTGHYSCPVWMLKKL, from the coding sequence ATGACAAATTCAGATTTTATCATAAGAGAAATTCAACCTAAAGACAACCCACAATTGGCAATTGTTATTAGAGAAGTACTTTTAGAAATGGGTGCGCCAAAAATTGGTACTGCTTACGAAGATAAAGCAACAGATTTAATGTTTGAAAAATATAACACACCTAATTCTTTTTACTATGTTGTAGAGCATAATAACAAGGTAGTTGGAGGCGTAGGAATTGCACAATTAGATAATTTTGAAGGGAATACGTGCGAGCTTCAAAAAATGTATTTTTTACCGATAACACGAGGAAAGGGTTTGGGTTCTAAATTAATAAATACTTGCTTAGAAAAAGCAAAAACAATTGGTTTTGAAAATTGTTACTTAGAAACTATGCCTTATATGAATGCTGCACAAGCATTGTACAAAAGGAATGGCTTTGTAAATCTTGATAAGCCTATGGGAAATACCGGACATTATTCTTGCCCTGTTTGGATGTTAAAAAAATTATAA
- a CDS encoding LEA type 2 family protein: MKNLLYFILFFTLITSCSVREKPIFIKVDNVKVASFKGDTIRLKAAAFFENPNDVGGVLSTDEIKVIINGAEVAQVSSDEFEVPAKKEFSIPLTVVIPARKVFDNNKNGILGGLLNSFLNKSIKVQFTGDLKYKVFGYSSVYPIDQIQEIKF; this comes from the coding sequence ATGAAAAATCTTTTATATTTTATACTTTTCTTTACATTAATTACAAGTTGTTCTGTAAGAGAAAAACCCATTTTTATAAAGGTAGATAATGTAAAGGTAGCTTCTTTTAAAGGAGATACTATTCGTTTAAAAGCAGCAGCTTTTTTTGAAAACCCTAATGATGTTGGTGGTGTACTTTCTACGGATGAAATTAAGGTAATTATTAATGGAGCGGAAGTTGCTCAGGTTTCTTCAGATGAATTTGAAGTGCCTGCAAAAAAGGAATTTTCTATTCCGTTAACGGTAGTTATTCCTGCAAGAAAAGTGTTTGACAATAACAAAAACGGAATATTAGGAGGCTTGTTAAATTCATTTTTAAATAAATCTATAAAAGTGCAATTTACAGGAGATTTAAAATACAAGGTTTTTGGGTATTCTAGTGTATATCCGATAGATCAAATTCAGGAAATAAAATTTTAA
- the prmC gene encoding peptide chain release factor N(5)-glutamine methyltransferase produces MTLQNFRIFFNSELSTMYPKTEIDSFFFLLIQAKLNLQRIDTVLKPDFLIDESILSELKSIVKRLQKEEPIQYILGETEFYSLPFLVDENTLIPRPETEELLEWVINEVLEIRSKNQDKNLNILDIGTGTGCIPISLAKNLNNVSISAIDVSSEALKKAKQNAVLNKVDITFLEIDILKTKELPKKYDFIISNPPYVRELEKVEINNNVLQNEPHLALFVDDENPLIFYKKIADLAKQDLTKNGLLFFEINQYLGKETVEMLQQKGFKNIELKKDFSGNDRMIKAAY; encoded by the coding sequence ATGACACTTCAAAATTTTCGTATTTTTTTTAATAGTGAATTATCAACGATGTATCCAAAAACAGAAATTGATTCTTTCTTTTTTTTGTTGATACAAGCAAAACTGAACCTACAAAGAATCGACACCGTTTTAAAACCAGACTTTTTAATTGATGAAAGTATTTTATCAGAATTAAAAAGTATTGTAAAAAGACTTCAAAAAGAAGAACCTATTCAGTATATTTTAGGAGAAACTGAGTTTTATAGTTTGCCCTTTTTAGTAGATGAGAACACCTTAATACCAAGACCAGAAACCGAAGAACTATTAGAATGGGTTATCAATGAAGTTCTAGAAATAAGAAGTAAGAATCAAGATAAAAACTTAAATATTCTTGATATTGGAACAGGTACAGGTTGCATTCCTATTTCTTTGGCTAAGAACTTAAATAACGTTTCTATTTCTGCTATTGATGTTTCTTCGGAAGCTTTAAAGAAAGCAAAACAAAATGCAGTTTTAAATAAAGTTGACATTACTTTCTTAGAAATAGATATTTTAAAAACTAAAGAATTACCTAAAAAATATGACTTCATAATTTCTAATCCTCCTTATGTTAGAGAATTAGAAAAAGTAGAAATCAATAATAATGTATTACAAAACGAACCACATTTAGCCCTTTTTGTTGATGACGAAAACCCATTAATTTTCTATAAAAAAATTGCAGATTTAGCAAAACAAGACCTTACCAAAAACGGATTGTTATTTTTTGAAATCAATCAATATTTAGGAAAAGAGACCGTAGAAATGCTACAACAAAAAGGGTTTAAAAATATAGAGCTAAAAAAAGATTTTTCTGGTAATGATAGAATGATAAAAGCTGCATATTAA
- a CDS encoding TIGR00266 family protein has protein sequence MFQDRTSQNSSNKNAHEIDYRIFGEEMQFVEIELDPQEGVVAEAGTFMMMDDHIKMNTILGDGSNQETGLLGKIFSAGKRILTGESLFMTVFTNDSFGKKQISFASPYPGKIIPIDLTEFGGKFICQKDAFLCAAKGVSIGVEFSKKLGRGLFGGEGFIMQKLEGDGLSFIHAGGTMAKKVLQPGEVLKVDTGCIVGFTQDVDYDIEFVGGIKNTVFGGEGLFFASLKGPGTVYIQSLPFSRLAGRVLAMAPRTGSGKRGEGSVLGGIGDLLDGDNRF, from the coding sequence ATGTTTCAAGATAGAACCTCACAAAACTCATCAAATAAAAATGCACACGAAATAGATTACAGAATTTTTGGTGAAGAAATGCAGTTTGTAGAAATAGAGTTAGATCCGCAAGAAGGAGTTGTTGCAGAAGCAGGAACTTTTATGATGATGGATGACCATATTAAAATGAATACTATTTTAGGAGATGGTTCTAATCAAGAAACGGGTTTGTTAGGGAAGATTTTTTCTGCAGGAAAAAGAATCTTGACCGGAGAGAGTTTATTTATGACTGTTTTTACAAATGATAGCTTTGGTAAAAAACAAATTTCATTTGCTTCTCCATATCCTGGTAAAATTATTCCGATTGATTTAACTGAGTTTGGCGGGAAATTCATCTGCCAGAAAGATGCATTTTTATGCGCTGCAAAAGGTGTTTCTATAGGAGTAGAATTCTCTAAAAAACTAGGTAGAGGATTATTTGGTGGCGAAGGTTTTATTATGCAAAAATTAGAAGGAGATGGTTTAAGCTTTATTCATGCAGGAGGAACCATGGCAAAAAAAGTATTACAACCTGGTGAAGTTTTAAAAGTAGATACTGGTTGTATTGTTGGTTTTACCCAAGATGTAGATTATGATATTGAGTTTGTTGGCGGTATTAAAAACACCGTTTTTGGAGGTGAAGGATTGTTTTTTGCTTCGTTAAAAGGGCCAGGAACGGTATATATTCAATCTTTACCTTTTAGCAGATTGGCAGGACGAGTTTTGGCAATGGCGCCAAGAACAGGAAGCGGAAAACGAGGAGAAGGTAGTGTATTAGGTGGAATAGGAGATTTATTAGATGGTGATAATCGTTTTTAA
- the cls gene encoding cardiolipin synthase — protein sequence MIYTILLSVHLLLFSWAFYNILYFGVKPSKSLSWILITLLFPFMGVFAFILFGINRRKIKYFELKETKKRKDYIEKNLKNEKNKNVALLKSHKASKISNLIFNNTNLPLQLNNDVVVLKSGKETFEALYKAIKSATSFIHLQYYILENGEILNNIITLLEEKRKENVEVRVLYDSIGSFPLNKKTIQHLKEIGVEIYPETPFKFGSFLFSLNYRNHRKIAIIDNKIGFTGGVNISDEYITEDTNLGIWQDAHVQISGCAVADLHDTFLKDYYYATDINLSQKEKYNTVCNAEGNTTMQIVSSGPDYKQPVVMQQYLSLINLAEKSICVLNPYFIPTYSILEAFKIAALSGVKVTLLLPKVTDSKMATYSMYSYFEGLLKAGVEIYLRDDFSHSKVIFIDDEITSIGSTNFDCRSFEHNYELNALIFDEVITSEISTEFNERKNLANKVTLEDFLNRSNKQKTLERLARFLSPLL from the coding sequence TTGATTTACACTATTCTTTTATCTGTTCACCTTTTACTCTTTAGTTGGGCTTTTTATAATATTTTATATTTTGGTGTAAAACCGTCTAAATCTTTAAGCTGGATTTTAATTACACTCTTATTTCCTTTCATGGGTGTTTTTGCTTTTATTTTATTCGGAATTAATAGAAGAAAAATAAAATACTTTGAACTTAAAGAAACTAAAAAAAGGAAAGATTATATTGAAAAGAATCTCAAAAATGAAAAAAATAAAAATGTAGCTTTACTTAAGAGCCACAAAGCCTCTAAAATATCTAATCTAATTTTTAATAACACAAATTTACCACTACAATTAAATAATGATGTTGTTGTTTTAAAAAGCGGAAAAGAAACTTTTGAAGCACTTTATAAAGCCATTAAAAGCGCTACATCATTTATTCATTTACAGTATTATATTCTAGAAAATGGAGAAATTTTAAATAACATAATTACTTTATTAGAAGAAAAACGAAAAGAAAATGTAGAAGTTCGTGTTTTATACGATTCTATAGGAAGCTTTCCGTTAAACAAAAAAACCATACAACATCTTAAAGAAATAGGTGTAGAAATTTACCCAGAAACTCCTTTTAAATTTGGAAGTTTTCTTTTCTCTTTAAATTATAGAAACCATAGAAAAATTGCCATTATAGATAATAAAATTGGTTTTACAGGTGGCGTAAATATTTCTGATGAATATATTACAGAAGACACCAATTTAGGTATTTGGCAAGATGCACATGTACAAATATCTGGTTGTGCAGTAGCAGACTTACACGACACTTTTTTAAAAGATTATTACTACGCAACCGATATCAATTTAAGTCAGAAAGAAAAATACAACACTGTTTGTAACGCTGAAGGAAACACTACAATGCAAATTGTTTCTAGCGGTCCAGATTACAAACAACCGGTTGTAATGCAACAATATTTAAGCCTTATTAATTTAGCAGAAAAAAGTATTTGTGTTTTAAACCCGTATTTTATACCTACGTATTCTATTTTAGAAGCTTTTAAAATTGCTGCTTTAAGCGGAGTAAAAGTTACTTTATTATTGCCTAAAGTTACAGACTCTAAAATGGCTACCTATAGTATGTATTCTTATTTTGAAGGTTTATTAAAAGCCGGAGTAGAAATTTATTTAAGGGACGATTTCTCGCATAGTAAAGTTATATTTATTGATGATGAAATTACCTCTATCGGCTCTACCAATTTTGATTGTAGAAGCTTTGAACACAATTACGAATTAAATGCTTTGATTTTTGATGAAGTAATTACCTCTGAAATTTCTACTGAATTTAACGAAAGAAAAAATTTAGCTAACAAAGTAACTCTAGAAGATTTCTTAAACAGATCTAACAAACAAAAAACACTTGAACGTCTTGCTAGATTTTTAAGCCCTTTATTATAA